In a genomic window of Ranitomeya imitator isolate aRanImi1 chromosome 5, aRanImi1.pri, whole genome shotgun sequence:
- the LOC138680915 gene encoding C-C motif chemokine 24-like, with the protein MCTMRVLLCLALLATYAMCETSLGTFSSCCTKVSKGKPRDVIESFIIQKEDLPCVDAVIFITNKGKIICSTPGVPWVNSKIKEIRKKKQESNE; encoded by the exons ATGTGCACAATGAGAGTATTGCTGTGCTTAGCCCTACTGGCCACATACGCAATGTGCGAAACTTCCCTTG GCACATTTAGTTCCTGCTGTACCAAGGTCTCAAAAGGCAAACCTAGGGATGTGATTGAAAGTTTCATCATCCAAAAAGAAGATCTTCCATGTGTTGATGCAGTGAT ATTCATCACCAATAAAGGAAAAATTATCTGCTCCACTCCTGGTGTTCCCTGGGTGAACTCAAAAATAAAGGAAATCAG